A genomic segment from Nematostella vectensis chromosome 6, jaNemVect1.1, whole genome shotgun sequence encodes:
- the LOC5513290 gene encoding WW domain binding protein 1-like yields the protein MMGYVLYAKAIILLAASNFLQTKADDYCGRKGKKEFYCDKGHCCGNFECCVYYKYYEMWWFWLIWCVITILGCSCAYLKRRQIGLYGYTMNVQNNLQSRASSNSPEYPKHKLPSYAEVIAMPNLGPPDDIEGAPPPYFVSLPSASTGLLGSTSSLSTASQSEATTIDIVPDINYCEQVKQDCCTRTKNKGGT from the exons ATGATGGGTTATGTTCTCTACGCAAAGGCGATTATACTTCTAGCGGCGTCGAATTTTCTCCAAACGAAG GCAGATGATTACTGTGGAAGGAAAGGCAAAAAAGAATTTTACTGCGATAAAG GCCATTGCTGTGGTAACTTTGAATGCTGCgtttattacaagtattaCGAGATGTGGT GGTTCTGGCTTATTTGGTGTGTCATAACCATCTTAGGGTGCAGCTGTGCATACTTGAAGAGACGTCAAATAGGACTATATGGCTATACAATGAATGTTCAAAATAATCTGCAATCGAGAGCTAGTAGCAACTCTCCTGAGTATCCCAAGCACAAGTTGCCATCTTATGCTGAGGTCATAGCCATGCCAAACCTCGGTCCTCCTGATGACATAGAGGGTGCACCGCCACCTTACTTCGTGAGTTTACCATCTGCAAGCACTGGCTTGTTAGGAAGTACAAGCTCATTGTCCACTGCATCTCAAAGTGAAGCTACCACCATTGACATAGTACCGGATATAAACTACTGTGAACAGGTTAAGCAGGATTGTTGTACAAGAACCAAAAATAAGGGAGGAACATGA
- the LOC5513282 gene encoding eukaryotic peptide chain release factor subunit 1 isoform X1, producing the protein MSGEGTEAADRNVEIWKIKKLIKSLEAARGNGTSMISLIIPPKDQISRVAKMLADEFGTASNIKSRVNRLSVLSAITSVQQRLKLYSKVPPNGLVVYCGTIVTDDGKEKKVNIDFEPFKPINTSLYLCDNKFHTEALNALLADDNKFGFIVMDGNGALFGTLCGNTRDVLHKFTVDLPKKHGRGGQSALRFARLRMEKRHNYVRKVAETAVQLFITNDKPNITGMILAGSADFKSELSQSDMFDQRLQAKVLKLVDVSYGGENGFNQAIELASEVLANVKFIQEKKLIGRYFDEISQDTGKYCFGVADTLKALEMGAVDILIVWENLDIQRIVLRNHQTDEDTVLHLNPEQEKDKTHFIDSESGVELELVDKNPLLEWLANNYKNFGATLEIITDKSQEGAQFCKGFGGIGGILRYRVDFQSMEYDGDPLEDYDDEEY; encoded by the exons ATGTCAGGCGAAGGTACCGAGGCAGCCGACAGAAATGTCGAAATATGGAAAATCAAAAAGCTTATTAAGAGTTTGGAAGCGGCTAGGGG aaATGGAACAAGCATGATCTCTCTGATCATTCCACCAAAAGACCAGATTTCCAGAGTTGCTAAAATGTTAGCAGACGAGTTTGGCACGGCATCTAATATCAAGAGCAGAGTGAATCGTCTGTCTGTATTGAGTGCCATCACTTCTGTACAGCAGCGACTAAAACTCTATTCTAAAG TTCCCCCAAATGGTCTTGTAGTGTACTGTGGAACAATTGTCACAGATGACGGCAAAGAGAAGAAAGTCAATATAGATTTTGAACCATTTAAGCCAATCAACACATCATTATATCTTTGTGATAACAAGTTTCATACTGAG GCATTAAATGCCTTACTAGCAGATGATAACAAATTTGGGTTCATCGTGATGGATGGTAATGGTGCATTGTTTGGTACTCTATGTGGTAACACCAGAGATGTACTTCACAAGTTTACAGTTGATCTGCCCAAGAAACATG GTCGTGGGGGACAGTCTGCCCTTCGTTTTGCTCGTCTCCGGATGGAGAAGCGCCATAATTATGTGAGAAAAGTTGCGGAGACAGCAGTACAGCTATTTATTACAAATGACAAG CCGAACATTACAGGGATGATCCTAGCTGGTTCAGCAGATTTCAAGTCAGAACTGAGTCAATCAGATATGTTTGATCAG AGACTGCAAGCTAAAGTTCTCAAGCTAGTGGATGTGTCATATGGTGGAGAGAATGGATTTAATCAG GCAATTGAGCTGGCCTCAGAAGTTCTTGCTAATGTGAAGTTTATTCAAGAAAAGAAACTGATAG GGCGTTATTTTGATGAAATATCCCAAGACACtggaaaatattgttttggtGTTGCTGATACACTCAAG GCATTAGAGATGGGTGCGGTTGACATTCTCATTGTCTGGGAAAACTTGGACATTCAAAGGATAGTACTCCGTAATCATCAAACAGATG AGGACACAGTTCTCCACTTGAACCCAGAACAGGAAAAAGATAAAACACATTTTATTGATAGTGAG tCTGGTGTTGAGCTTGAGTTAGTCGACAAAAACCCACTTCTAGAATGGCTGGCAAACAATTACAAGAACTTTG GTGCCACTCTTGAAATCATCACAGACAAGTCCCAAGAGGGGGCCCAGTTCTGTAAAGGATTCGGAGGAATTGGAG GCATTCTCAGGTACCGCGTGGATTTCCAAAGTATGGAGTATGATGGTGACCCGCTGGAAGATTATGATGACGAAGAGTACTAA
- the LOC5513282 gene encoding eukaryotic peptide chain release factor subunit 1 isoform X2: MISLIIPPKDQISRVAKMLADEFGTASNIKSRVNRLSVLSAITSVQQRLKLYSKVPPNGLVVYCGTIVTDDGKEKKVNIDFEPFKPINTSLYLCDNKFHTEALNALLADDNKFGFIVMDGNGALFGTLCGNTRDVLHKFTVDLPKKHGRGGQSALRFARLRMEKRHNYVRKVAETAVQLFITNDKPNITGMILAGSADFKSELSQSDMFDQRLQAKVLKLVDVSYGGENGFNQAIELASEVLANVKFIQEKKLIGRYFDEISQDTGKYCFGVADTLKALEMGAVDILIVWENLDIQRIVLRNHQTDEDTVLHLNPEQEKDKTHFIDSESGVELELVDKNPLLEWLANNYKNFGATLEIITDKSQEGAQFCKGFGGIGGILRYRVDFQSMEYDGDPLEDYDDEEY, translated from the exons ATGATCTCTCTGATCATTCCACCAAAAGACCAGATTTCCAGAGTTGCTAAAATGTTAGCAGACGAGTTTGGCACGGCATCTAATATCAAGAGCAGAGTGAATCGTCTGTCTGTATTGAGTGCCATCACTTCTGTACAGCAGCGACTAAAACTCTATTCTAAAG TTCCCCCAAATGGTCTTGTAGTGTACTGTGGAACAATTGTCACAGATGACGGCAAAGAGAAGAAAGTCAATATAGATTTTGAACCATTTAAGCCAATCAACACATCATTATATCTTTGTGATAACAAGTTTCATACTGAG GCATTAAATGCCTTACTAGCAGATGATAACAAATTTGGGTTCATCGTGATGGATGGTAATGGTGCATTGTTTGGTACTCTATGTGGTAACACCAGAGATGTACTTCACAAGTTTACAGTTGATCTGCCCAAGAAACATG GTCGTGGGGGACAGTCTGCCCTTCGTTTTGCTCGTCTCCGGATGGAGAAGCGCCATAATTATGTGAGAAAAGTTGCGGAGACAGCAGTACAGCTATTTATTACAAATGACAAG CCGAACATTACAGGGATGATCCTAGCTGGTTCAGCAGATTTCAAGTCAGAACTGAGTCAATCAGATATGTTTGATCAG AGACTGCAAGCTAAAGTTCTCAAGCTAGTGGATGTGTCATATGGTGGAGAGAATGGATTTAATCAG GCAATTGAGCTGGCCTCAGAAGTTCTTGCTAATGTGAAGTTTATTCAAGAAAAGAAACTGATAG GGCGTTATTTTGATGAAATATCCCAAGACACtggaaaatattgttttggtGTTGCTGATACACTCAAG GCATTAGAGATGGGTGCGGTTGACATTCTCATTGTCTGGGAAAACTTGGACATTCAAAGGATAGTACTCCGTAATCATCAAACAGATG AGGACACAGTTCTCCACTTGAACCCAGAACAGGAAAAAGATAAAACACATTTTATTGATAGTGAG tCTGGTGTTGAGCTTGAGTTAGTCGACAAAAACCCACTTCTAGAATGGCTGGCAAACAATTACAAGAACTTTG GTGCCACTCTTGAAATCATCACAGACAAGTCCCAAGAGGGGGCCCAGTTCTGTAAAGGATTCGGAGGAATTGGAG GCATTCTCAGGTACCGCGTGGATTTCCAAAGTATGGAGTATGATGGTGACCCGCTGGAAGATTATGATGACGAAGAGTACTAA